A DNA window from Halorussus salinus contains the following coding sequences:
- a CDS encoding NUDIX hydrolase — MTTYPADFCPHCGAALSTREIEERDRQFCPDCERVVWRNPVPTAGVAVVGDEGVLLTERAVEPGVGDWAVPGGHLELDESPEEAAARELREETGLRADPEDLRLLDTFSVTQFEGKRVVSIGFAVRREETDGEPHAGTEVTDVGWFTPDSFGETGEAFLPPHGERFRKAWDRLG, encoded by the coding sequence GTGACTACCTATCCGGCGGACTTCTGTCCGCACTGCGGAGCGGCGCTCTCGACCCGCGAAATCGAGGAGCGCGACCGGCAGTTCTGCCCGGACTGCGAGCGCGTCGTCTGGCGAAACCCCGTCCCCACCGCGGGCGTCGCCGTCGTCGGCGACGAGGGCGTCCTGTTGACCGAACGCGCGGTGGAGCCGGGCGTCGGCGACTGGGCCGTCCCCGGCGGTCACCTCGAACTGGACGAGTCCCCCGAGGAGGCGGCGGCCCGCGAACTCCGCGAGGAGACCGGCCTGCGGGCCGACCCCGAGGACCTGCGACTCCTCGACACGTTCTCGGTCACGCAGTTCGAGGGGAAACGAGTCGTCTCCATCGGGTTCGCGGTTCGGCGCGAGGAGACCGACGGCGAACCGCACGCGGGGACGGAGGTGACGGACGTGGGATGGTTCACGCCCGACTCGTTCGGCGAGACCGGTGAGGCGTTCTTGCCGCCCCACGGCGAGCGATTCCGGAAGGCGTGGGACCGTCTCGGGTAG